Proteins co-encoded in one Spirosoma endbachense genomic window:
- a CDS encoding RagB/SusD family nutrient uptake outer membrane protein, giving the protein MKSNFSHKSFRILALTALLFSGQACKDILDEKVISNIGNDYINTPKGFEDASKAAYSSMRNFYGSERGLTMTEYGTDIYTTGADGSYKGFHFYDTQMNSFVDIIQQVWEELYRGINTCNAVIERAPAATVTDAVKKLRVAEMKFLRAHYYFILVQQWGGVDLRLTETILPTKKTSRATEAEIYKAITTDLEAAITDLPTTKASAQSASDYGRATKSAAEHLLARVYLTKATSSAKATDDYSKAATYAQSVIANYGYKLLPDFASVFAQGSGEINDEVIFSIQYTSDPLTNVNTANLNNGEGNKLHLYFGMQYDVQPGMKRDIAGDRPFKRLRPTTYLTETVFKDRVNDSRYKKTFKDTWLSNNPGANLNTSFDNSKAKMTLKLGDTAIYIPGIEWTVAQRAAKPYQVLVPSAYTAALFPTLQKFLDPNRPDLTYEPGSRDYLAFRLAETYLILGEAQFKQGKTTEAAAALNVVRRRAAWPGKETAMEITPAQVDMEMIMQERARELAGEQTRWMDLKRWGNLVERVKLYNPDAAANVKDIHNLRPIPQTQIDRTESAAFKQNPGF; this is encoded by the coding sequence ATGAAATCAAATTTTTCACATAAATCATTCCGTATTCTGGCCCTTACCGCTCTGCTATTCAGCGGCCAGGCCTGTAAGGATATACTGGATGAAAAAGTTATCTCCAATATTGGAAATGACTATATCAACACCCCAAAAGGTTTTGAAGATGCCAGTAAAGCCGCTTATTCTTCCATGCGGAATTTTTACGGATCGGAACGCGGCCTGACCATGACCGAATACGGTACGGACATCTACACAACCGGAGCCGACGGCAGCTACAAAGGATTTCACTTTTACGACACCCAGATGAACAGCTTTGTTGATATCATTCAACAAGTGTGGGAAGAGTTGTATCGAGGCATCAATACCTGCAATGCCGTTATTGAGCGGGCACCGGCGGCAACCGTTACGGATGCGGTAAAAAAACTCCGGGTAGCCGAGATGAAATTCCTGCGAGCGCATTATTACTTTATTCTGGTGCAACAGTGGGGTGGAGTCGATTTACGGCTGACGGAAACAATACTTCCAACAAAGAAAACCAGCCGGGCTACCGAAGCCGAAATTTATAAAGCGATCACGACTGATCTGGAAGCGGCTATAACAGACTTGCCTACCACCAAGGCATCGGCACAATCGGCCAGTGATTACGGGCGGGCGACCAAATCGGCTGCCGAACATTTACTGGCTCGTGTCTATCTGACCAAAGCTACTTCGTCGGCTAAAGCAACTGACGATTATTCGAAAGCCGCGACCTATGCACAGAGCGTAATTGCCAACTATGGCTACAAGCTGTTGCCCGATTTTGCCAGTGTGTTTGCGCAGGGAAGTGGTGAAATTAACGACGAAGTCATCTTTTCGATACAGTATACATCTGATCCATTGACCAACGTTAACACGGCAAACTTGAATAATGGAGAAGGCAACAAGCTTCACTTATATTTTGGTATGCAGTACGACGTGCAGCCCGGTATGAAACGGGATATTGCAGGTGATCGCCCGTTTAAGCGGCTACGTCCAACGACCTATTTGACCGAAACTGTTTTCAAAGACCGGGTAAACGACTCGCGTTACAAGAAAACGTTCAAGGATACGTGGCTGAGCAACAACCCCGGCGCTAACCTGAATACATCTTTCGACAACAGTAAGGCTAAGATGACATTGAAATTGGGCGATACAGCTATTTACATCCCAGGTATTGAGTGGACCGTGGCACAACGGGCCGCTAAGCCGTATCAGGTTTTGGTACCCAGCGCCTACACGGCAGCCCTATTCCCAACGCTGCAAAAATTCCTCGACCCCAATCGTCCTGATCTAACCTACGAACCGGGTAGCCGTGATTATCTGGCGTTCCGTCTGGCCGAAACGTATCTGATTTTGGGCGAAGCTCAATTCAAGCAAGGTAAAACTACTGAAGCTGCTGCCGCGCTCAACGTAGTACGTCGACGTGCTGCCTGGCCTGGAAAAGAAACGGCGATGGAGATAACCCCTGCACAGGTGGATATGGAGATGATCATGCAGGAACGAGCCCGTGAACTGGCTGGTGAACAAACCCGCTGGATGGATTTAAAACGCTGGGGGAACCTGGTTGAACGGGTGAAATTATACAACCCCGATGCCGCTGCCAACGTAAAAGACATTCATAACCTACGGCCAATTCCGCAAACGCAGATTGACCGGACAGAAAGCGCAGCGTTCAAACAGAATCCAGGATTTTAA
- a CDS encoding SusC/RagA family TonB-linked outer membrane protein, with translation MQNTITSQPRLPSLRRLSPRRTWLPLLGLTALTLIGQPAFSAPPTDKFKSDNPAQERSVSGKVLSGDDNTALPGVSVAVKGTTRGTTTDANGEYRINIPTSQAVLVFSAVGFVNQEVSVGNKSAINITLTTDTRALNEVVVVGYGSLKKSQTTGAISSVTPKQITEQPVTNIGQAMQGRVAGVDVAQSGSRPGSVPTIRIRGRRSFNAGNDPLYVVDGIPLAREYEDINPNDVGSMEILKDATATAIYGARGANGVVLVTTKRGNPTGKTTISYDNYVGFTDALDKVHLFSGSEFAEFVREAYRTTGNYKDVNGNPVPTGVADAYADSKVAVLGGDPNVAAGLAANRNTDWQSLILKQGIQQNHSLGIQGGNEKTQFYISAGFFQDKGIMPGLDFTRYSLRANVDHQINKALKVGLASYMMYYLRNGENLNPYNFTLQQNPLGRPYDDNGNLIFSPTNDALLTNPLAEVIPGAQIEERKKYRIFNSVYAEVSILDGLKYRVNFGPDFTINRYGRFIGAQTNARKFGDPQASNAAAFNFDYTLENVVTYNKKIGDHNFGITALQSIQRDNSEFNNINVQGVPAETQQFYNVGNASSVLGVSSGLIQWTINSYMGRVNYDYKDKYLVTATLRRDGSSRFGENTKYGNFPGIALGWNINNEDFMKGSTWVDLLKLRVSRGSVGNQGVAPYQTQGLLGRTVYAFGTTPAYGYRPETIGNPDLRWETSTTTNIGVDFSLWRGRVTGAVELYQTRTTDLLLSDQLPTSIGFNAVTRNIGETQNKGLEASISTVNVNTKGGFKWTSDIVFTKNTESIISLFNGPIDDVGNKRFIGKPLTEFYDYKKAGIWQTNEADAAKSYQSAVGQIKVQDTNNDGKITADDRVFLGSDIPTWSGGITNRFSYKGFDLNFFIYARIGQTILSGFHRDNNQLAGRYQQIKVDYWTPNNPTNEFPRPNSSQEFPVYNQAIYYFDGSFVKVRNINFGYTFPASITSKLRMQSLRLFASIQQPFIFSSYRSKYNGVDPETSATDGVVSNGVVPATRVTTFGLNVKF, from the coding sequence ATGCAAAACACAATTACCTCTCAGCCGAGGCTACCATCTCTACGACGGTTATCTCCACGGCGAACATGGCTCCCCTTACTCGGTCTGACGGCACTTACCCTAATCGGCCAACCAGCCTTTAGTGCGCCACCAACAGACAAGTTTAAGTCGGACAATCCGGCCCAGGAACGCTCCGTTTCTGGTAAAGTACTATCTGGCGATGATAACACCGCGTTACCGGGCGTAAGCGTTGCTGTTAAGGGTACCACACGTGGCACGACTACTGACGCAAACGGTGAATACCGGATTAACATCCCTACCAGTCAGGCTGTACTGGTCTTCTCGGCAGTCGGCTTTGTGAACCAGGAGGTTTCTGTCGGCAACAAGTCAGCAATCAACATAACCTTAACGACCGATACCCGCGCCCTGAACGAAGTGGTTGTCGTTGGTTACGGTTCGCTGAAAAAGAGCCAGACAACCGGGGCCATTTCGTCGGTTACACCAAAGCAAATCACCGAACAACCCGTTACCAACATCGGACAGGCCATGCAGGGTCGGGTAGCGGGTGTGGATGTGGCTCAGTCGGGTAGCCGACCCGGTTCCGTACCAACGATCCGTATCCGTGGACGTCGTTCGTTCAATGCCGGTAATGACCCGTTATATGTTGTGGACGGAATTCCGCTTGCCAGAGAGTACGAAGACATCAACCCGAACGATGTGGGTTCGATGGAAATCCTGAAGGATGCTACCGCAACGGCAATCTATGGTGCCAGAGGTGCCAACGGGGTTGTACTGGTTACGACCAAACGGGGTAATCCAACGGGTAAAACAACCATCAGCTACGATAACTATGTTGGTTTTACCGATGCCCTTGATAAAGTCCATCTGTTCAGCGGTTCCGAGTTTGCCGAATTCGTCCGCGAAGCTTACCGAACAACGGGCAACTACAAAGACGTAAACGGAAATCCAGTCCCGACGGGAGTAGCCGATGCCTATGCTGACTCGAAAGTGGCGGTACTGGGTGGCGACCCGAACGTAGCAGCTGGACTTGCCGCGAACCGGAATACGGATTGGCAGTCGTTGATTCTGAAACAGGGGATTCAGCAGAACCACTCATTAGGCATTCAGGGGGGCAATGAAAAAACGCAGTTCTATATTTCGGCTGGCTTTTTTCAGGATAAAGGGATCATGCCTGGGCTTGATTTTACCCGCTATTCGCTGCGTGCCAATGTTGATCACCAGATTAATAAGGCACTTAAAGTGGGTCTTGCTTCGTATATGATGTATTACCTACGTAATGGGGAGAACCTGAATCCATACAATTTTACGCTTCAGCAAAACCCGCTTGGTCGGCCTTACGACGATAACGGAAACCTGATTTTCTCCCCTACCAATGATGCCCTGCTCACCAATCCGCTCGCGGAGGTTATACCGGGTGCCCAGATTGAAGAACGGAAGAAATATCGGATTTTCAACAGTGTTTATGCAGAAGTAAGCATTCTCGACGGGTTAAAATACCGGGTTAATTTCGGGCCTGATTTTACGATCAACAGATATGGCCGCTTCATTGGCGCTCAAACGAACGCCCGGAAATTTGGTGATCCTCAGGCTTCTAACGCTGCCGCCTTTAATTTCGACTACACGCTGGAGAACGTTGTAACGTACAACAAAAAAATTGGCGACCACAATTTCGGTATCACAGCGCTGCAATCTATTCAGCGCGATAATTCGGAGTTTAATAACATTAACGTGCAGGGTGTTCCAGCCGAAACGCAGCAGTTTTACAATGTAGGCAATGCCAGTTCGGTATTAGGGGTAAGCAGTGGCCTGATTCAGTGGACCATCAACTCCTACATGGGCCGTGTCAACTACGACTACAAAGACAAATACCTGGTAACCGCCACCCTGCGCCGGGATGGATCGAGCCGGTTTGGAGAAAATACCAAGTACGGTAACTTCCCCGGTATTGCCCTGGGCTGGAATATCAACAATGAAGACTTCATGAAAGGGTCTACCTGGGTCGATCTGCTGAAACTACGGGTCAGTCGCGGTTCGGTAGGTAATCAGGGCGTAGCACCCTATCAAACGCAGGGGCTGCTGGGTCGTACTGTGTATGCTTTTGGTACTACTCCGGCCTATGGGTATCGCCCCGAAACGATTGGCAATCCTGATTTGCGCTGGGAAACGTCAACGACTACCAATATTGGCGTCGATTTCAGCCTGTGGCGCGGTCGGGTAACGGGTGCCGTTGAATTGTATCAAACCCGAACGACCGATCTGCTGCTATCTGACCAGTTGCCGACATCGATTGGGTTCAACGCAGTTACCCGCAACATTGGCGAGACCCAGAACAAAGGGTTAGAAGCCAGCATATCGACCGTGAATGTGAACACCAAGGGCGGCTTCAAGTGGACCTCCGATATCGTGTTTACCAAAAACACGGAATCCATCATTTCGCTCTTCAACGGACCTATTGATGATGTGGGTAACAAACGATTCATCGGCAAACCCCTGACCGAGTTTTATGACTATAAGAAAGCGGGTATCTGGCAGACCAACGAAGCCGACGCGGCCAAATCTTACCAGAGTGCTGTTGGTCAGATTAAAGTGCAGGATACGAATAATGACGGTAAAATCACGGCTGATGACCGGGTGTTCCTGGGCTCCGACATTCCAACCTGGAGTGGTGGTATTACCAACCGGTTCAGTTATAAAGGGTTTGACCTCAACTTCTTTATTTATGCCCGCATTGGCCAGACCATCCTGAGCGGTTTCCACCGGGATAATAACCAGCTGGCAGGTCGATACCAGCAGATTAAAGTGGATTACTGGACACCTAACAATCCAACGAATGAGTTCCCCCGTCCTAACTCAAGCCAGGAATTCCCCGTGTACAACCAGGCTATTTATTACTTCGACGGTTCATTTGTGAAGGTTCGGAATATCAACTTTGGCTACACGTTCCCGGCAAGCATTACGTCGAAACTCCGTATGCAGTCGCTCCGTTTGTTTGCCAGCATTCAGCAGCCGTTCATCTTTTCGAGCTACCGGTCGAAGTATAACGGTGTTGACCCTGAAACAAGTGCAACTGATGGTGTGGTCAGTAATGGTGTTGTGCCAGCTACCCGGGTAACGACCTTTGGTTTGAACGTCAAATTCTAA
- a CDS encoding FecR family protein translates to MSYKPYSAYSAEEFALDDLFVRWVQHPTDEEVVAYWQIWLAHNPDCADTVEIARELVRTASLPTSLSLTPDETSSVWWRIRESLQTMEDLRPLQPDVRAVVGWWYFLRTVAATLGVVLLIGWALWIQYGPDQSIKTIKTTAGPPRTINLPDGSIVQLHANSQLRYDRRGFAGQWSDDTPRAVWLEGEADFSVTHRNDTSSARLFRVHTPDLTVEAVGTTFRVQQGPGCTRVALTSGQVNLLLNQKKPIRLNPGDSVEVAEGSVQALP, encoded by the coding sequence GTGTCTTACAAGCCATATTCAGCCTACAGCGCCGAGGAGTTCGCCCTCGACGATTTGTTCGTTCGCTGGGTTCAACACCCAACCGACGAAGAGGTGGTGGCTTATTGGCAAATCTGGCTGGCTCACAACCCAGATTGTGCTGATACGGTTGAGATTGCGCGTGAACTAGTTCGAACCGCTTCGCTACCCACCAGCCTGTCGTTAACCCCGGATGAAACATCGTCGGTATGGTGGCGTATTCGCGAATCGCTGCAAACGATGGAAGATCTCCGACCGTTGCAACCCGACGTTCGGGCTGTCGTTGGCTGGTGGTATTTTTTGAGAACGGTGGCGGCTACGCTAGGTGTCGTACTGCTCATCGGCTGGGCTTTATGGATACAGTATGGCCCTGATCAGTCGATAAAAACGATTAAGACAACGGCTGGGCCTCCCCGAACCATTAATTTACCGGATGGCTCGATTGTACAGCTTCATGCCAATAGTCAGCTACGGTACGACCGGCGCGGTTTTGCCGGACAATGGTCCGACGATACGCCACGGGCCGTATGGCTGGAGGGCGAAGCCGATTTTTCAGTAACTCATCGTAATGATACGTCTTCAGCGCGGTTATTTCGGGTGCATACGCCCGACCTTACCGTTGAAGCCGTGGGTACAACATTCCGGGTTCAACAAGGTCCCGGATGCACACGTGTAGCCCTGACATCGGGGCAGGTCAACTTACTACTCAATCAAAAAAAACCCATACGGCTTAACCCCGGCGACTCAGTCGAGGTAGCAGAGGGCTCAGTACAAGCTTTACCCTAA
- a CDS encoding ROK family protein has product MGKSSTNSKTSSKGLNFKQNILSYFANAGNAIIPELSKELTISVPKVTTVVNELINDGLVQDYGKIESTGGRKPNLYGVVPDSAFFIGVDVKHSHINIGLLNLQKSLIKVTENLAYKLDNTEESLEVLCQYINDFIASLPINKDRILGIGLNLSGRINYSTGYSYSFFFFGEQPLSEIIESKVGIRVFLENDTRAMAYGEFCVGAVGKEKDVLFLNLDYGIGVGILIDGQLYYGKSGYAGELGHIPIFDNELICHCGKKGCLETEASGWALTRMFREKLKEGSTSVLSRNDTLPESIMMEDIIQAAKNEDVLAIDLIARVGDRLGRGIAFLINVFNPELVILGGSLASTGDYIELPIKTAINKYSLNLVNTDTQLKLSKLGEHAGIVGACLLVRDRVLALI; this is encoded by the coding sequence ATGGGTAAGTCGTCAACCAATTCTAAAACTAGCAGCAAAGGCCTAAATTTTAAACAGAATATTCTTAGCTATTTTGCCAATGCGGGTAATGCAATCATACCTGAACTCAGTAAGGAATTAACGATAAGCGTTCCTAAAGTGACTACAGTCGTTAATGAACTCATCAACGATGGGTTAGTGCAGGATTACGGTAAAATTGAATCGACGGGCGGACGTAAGCCTAATTTATATGGTGTCGTTCCTGATTCTGCCTTCTTTATTGGCGTCGATGTAAAACATAGTCACATCAATATCGGCCTGCTGAACCTCCAGAAAAGTCTGATTAAAGTTACTGAGAATCTGGCCTATAAACTGGATAATACAGAAGAATCACTGGAAGTATTGTGCCAGTATATCAATGATTTCATTGCCAGCCTGCCCATTAATAAAGACCGGATTCTGGGCATTGGCCTGAATCTGTCGGGGCGGATCAACTATTCGACGGGCTATAGCTACAGTTTCTTTTTCTTCGGCGAGCAGCCACTGAGTGAAATTATCGAAAGCAAAGTAGGCATCCGGGTTTTTCTGGAAAATGACACGCGCGCCATGGCTTATGGCGAATTCTGCGTAGGCGCTGTCGGGAAAGAAAAAGATGTTCTGTTCCTGAATCTGGATTATGGTATTGGCGTCGGTATTCTGATTGATGGGCAGTTGTATTACGGTAAATCCGGCTATGCAGGGGAGTTAGGCCATATCCCGATTTTCGATAACGAACTCATTTGTCATTGTGGGAAAAAAGGTTGTCTGGAAACGGAAGCTTCCGGATGGGCGCTCACCCGTATGTTTCGCGAAAAGCTAAAGGAGGGATCAACCTCTGTTTTATCCCGGAACGATACGCTTCCTGAATCGATCATGATGGAAGATATTATTCAGGCGGCAAAAAATGAAGATGTGCTGGCCATTGACCTGATCGCGCGGGTAGGCGATAGGCTCGGGCGTGGCATTGCCTTTCTGATCAATGTATTTAACCCCGAGCTGGTGATTCTGGGTGGTAGCCTTGCATCGACGGGCGATTACATTGAACTGCCGATCAAGACGGCCATTAACAAGTATTCATTAAACCTGGTCAATACCGATACGCAACTGAAACTATCAAAGCTGGGTGAACATGCCGGTATTGTTGGAGCCTGTCTTCTGGTTAGAGATCGAGTACTAGCATTGATATAA
- a CDS encoding AGE family epimerase/isomerase, with translation MQLNDYQRLYQDNLLNDVIPFWLKNSADKEFGGYYTCLDRRGSVYDTDKFVWLQARQVWCFSMLYNRVEKKQEWLDFAIQGADFLKEHGRDESGNWYFSLTREGKPLIQPYNIFSDCFATMAFGQLYQATGIKEYANIAVETFLNIIHRKDNPKGDYNKAFPETRPLKSFALPMILCNLVLEIEPLLKPELVEQTIESGIRAVMEEFYRPDLGLILEHIAPDGSFSDSFEGRLVNPGHGLESMWFIMDLAERSGDQALMRKAVDQTLSILEYGWDKQYGGIFYFLDVKGYPPQQLEWDQKLWWVHIETIISLLKGYLHTGDERCWQWFEKVHAYTWAHFPDDEYGEWFGYLNRQGEVLLPLKGGKWKGCFHIPRGLYQCWKTLEAIAEKKANTLLQD, from the coding sequence ATGCAGTTAAACGATTACCAACGTCTTTACCAGGACAATCTATTGAATGATGTCATTCCATTCTGGTTGAAAAACTCAGCAGACAAGGAGTTTGGCGGCTATTATACCTGTCTCGACCGGAGAGGCTCCGTGTATGACACCGATAAGTTTGTCTGGTTACAGGCACGTCAGGTCTGGTGTTTCTCGATGCTCTACAACCGGGTCGAAAAGAAGCAGGAATGGCTCGATTTCGCCATTCAGGGCGCTGATTTTCTCAAAGAACACGGTCGCGATGAGTCCGGAAACTGGTATTTCTCACTCACCCGCGAAGGCAAACCACTCATTCAGCCGTACAATATTTTCTCCGATTGCTTCGCCACCATGGCGTTTGGGCAGTTGTATCAGGCAACGGGTATTAAAGAATACGCCAATATTGCTGTAGAAACGTTTCTGAACATTATCCACCGGAAGGATAATCCAAAAGGAGACTACAACAAAGCATTTCCGGAAACGCGGCCACTGAAGAGTTTTGCGTTACCCATGATTCTGTGCAATCTGGTACTGGAGATTGAACCCCTGTTAAAACCCGAATTGGTCGAGCAAACCATCGAATCGGGTATCCGTGCGGTCATGGAAGAGTTTTACCGCCCCGACCTTGGCCTGATTCTGGAGCATATTGCACCCGATGGTTCTTTCTCGGATTCGTTCGAAGGACGGTTGGTCAATCCGGGTCATGGCCTCGAATCGATGTGGTTTATCATGGATCTGGCCGAGCGTTCGGGCGATCAGGCATTGATGCGTAAGGCAGTCGATCAGACGCTGTCTATTCTGGAATATGGCTGGGATAAGCAGTATGGCGGGATCTTCTATTTTCTGGATGTGAAAGGGTATCCGCCCCAGCAACTGGAATGGGATCAGAAGCTCTGGTGGGTACATATTGAAACCATCATCAGCTTGTTAAAAGGGTATCTGCACACGGGTGACGAACGTTGCTGGCAGTGGTTTGAGAAAGTACATGCCTACACATGGGCGCATTTTCCGGATGACGAATACGGCGAATGGTTTGGCTATCTCAACCGGCAGGGCGAAGTGCTCTTACCGCTTAAAGGCGGCAAATGGAAAGGCTGCTTCCACATTCCGCGCGGTCTCTACCAGTGCTGGAAAACGCTGGAAGCCATCGCTGAGAAAAAAGCAAACACGCTCTTACAGGACTAA
- a CDS encoding sugar MFS transporter has product MANLPAQTITVDEQSGQTAQNYTPALLSLAVLYFMMGFITCLNDTLVPFFKKGFSLTYSQSSLVQFYFFLTYGIMSIPAGKIVEKVGYKTGMVMGFAIAAVGAILFFPASALHLYALFLAALFIIAIGIVLLQVAANPYITILGPAKTASSRLTLIQGVGSIGTTVAPLFGAYFILAPLEQSHASSDAVRYPYLGIAALLACIALVVWRLRLPVIKAVTGTNEVESGKSVFSFRNLRFGLGGIFCYVGAEVSIGTFLTNYITDAIHISEKEANSYVAFYWGSMLVGRFVGALLLKSVKPSSILAVCATLAIGLVAISINSAGYLAVWTMIAVGLCNSIMFAIIFSLAVQGLGKFTTQASGLLSTAIAGGAIVSFCQGLLIDHFTWPIAFLLPIVCYGYILFYGINGYKAATDL; this is encoded by the coding sequence ATGGCAAACCTCCCTGCACAAACCATAACGGTTGACGAACAGTCCGGACAAACGGCCCAGAATTATACCCCGGCGTTGCTATCGCTGGCGGTGCTGTATTTCATGATGGGCTTTATCACCTGTCTGAACGATACGCTGGTTCCGTTTTTTAAGAAGGGTTTCAGTCTGACGTATTCTCAATCATCGCTGGTTCAGTTTTACTTCTTTCTGACCTACGGCATCATGTCGATCCCGGCCGGGAAAATCGTAGAGAAAGTGGGCTACAAGACCGGTATGGTCATGGGGTTTGCCATTGCTGCAGTGGGAGCAATTCTGTTTTTTCCCGCTTCGGCGCTGCATTTATACGCCCTGTTTCTGGCTGCTCTGTTCATCATTGCCATTGGTATTGTGTTGTTGCAGGTGGCAGCCAATCCATACATCACCATATTGGGACCGGCAAAAACGGCCTCTTCCCGGCTAACGCTAATTCAGGGAGTAGGCTCCATCGGAACCACCGTCGCACCGTTGTTTGGGGCTTATTTTATTCTGGCTCCACTCGAACAAAGCCATGCATCGAGCGATGCCGTCCGGTATCCATACCTGGGAATCGCTGCGTTGCTGGCTTGTATTGCGCTGGTTGTGTGGCGACTTCGCTTACCTGTTATCAAAGCAGTTACCGGGACAAATGAGGTTGAATCCGGAAAAAGTGTTTTCTCGTTTCGGAATCTTCGGTTCGGCCTCGGCGGTATTTTCTGCTATGTCGGTGCCGAAGTGTCCATTGGTACTTTTCTGACGAACTACATTACGGATGCCATCCATATCTCGGAAAAAGAAGCGAACAGCTATGTGGCTTTCTATTGGGGGAGTATGCTGGTTGGCCGGTTTGTGGGTGCGCTTCTGCTAAAATCGGTGAAGCCGTCCTCCATTCTGGCTGTTTGCGCTACCCTAGCCATCGGACTGGTTGCGATTTCGATCAATTCGGCGGGCTATCTGGCCGTCTGGACAATGATCGCTGTTGGGTTGTGTAACTCCATCATGTTCGCGATCATTTTTTCGCTGGCGGTGCAGGGGCTGGGCAAATTCACGACCCAGGCTTCGGGTTTGCTCTCAACAGCCATTGCGGGCGGGGCCATTGTGTCGTTCTGTCAGGGTCTGCTGATCGATCATTTTACGTGGCCTATTGCCTTTCTGCTGCCTATTGTCTGCTATGGTTATATCCTTTTCTACGGGATCAACGGCTATAAAGCGGCTACTGACCTATAA
- a CDS encoding DUF4127 family protein: protein MTRFLTFLVFFAGFGLSAFGGKDPAYNARILLIPLDDRPPCLQFTQRMGLIGDAQVVTPPLELLGRFTTPGQSDKIITWLQQQDLKSFDAAIIALDMLAYGGLVGSRVHDVPFEVAIKRLDIVATMRKRAPGLKIYGQSVVMRLAPTADRKNGAYREKLAHWAEISVATDPAAKAETAKLEQEIPAEGLADYKQARSRNLRVNQQAIDLVRRGIIDYLLLTQDDAKPKGVHIADRETLITETRRLKLTDKIAVQPGADEVSMLLLARALNKHATYSPKVKAVYSSEKLGNTVMPFEDRPLRQTVSYHIKATGSQEVNDERDADVLYYVFASRFEPGRADSFADEIDAKIKQSKRVIVADIDPKGDVQGGDTPFTMALEKRHLLPELSGYASWNTAGNTIGTALPQGVIFTLAQAKRMKQSSVANRIWTAQNWFLIHRVLDDYYFHNLIRAKANQFAKQVGRSSTLMSDETTSQVEAYCLGLLRQSFDELVTNYEQKRPGSLQQAVRCTKPIALQFDLPWNRTFEAMIDFTISCQSVPEN from the coding sequence ATGACTCGTTTCCTAACCTTTCTTGTGTTCTTTGCTGGCTTTGGCCTTTCGGCTTTTGGGGGCAAAGATCCTGCCTACAACGCACGGATTCTGCTGATTCCGCTCGATGACCGTCCGCCCTGCTTACAGTTTACGCAGCGGATGGGCCTCATTGGCGATGCGCAGGTCGTTACACCACCTTTGGAGCTACTCGGTCGATTTACGACACCCGGCCAGTCCGACAAAATCATTACCTGGTTGCAGCAACAGGATCTGAAGTCGTTCGATGCCGCCATTATCGCGCTCGATATGCTGGCCTATGGAGGATTGGTTGGTTCGCGGGTGCATGATGTGCCCTTCGAGGTAGCCATCAAACGGCTCGACATTGTAGCGACTATGCGTAAGCGGGCACCCGGTTTGAAAATTTACGGGCAAAGTGTCGTGATGCGCCTTGCTCCGACCGCCGATCGCAAGAATGGTGCGTACCGCGAAAAGCTGGCTCACTGGGCCGAAATTTCGGTGGCTACCGATCCGGCAGCAAAGGCCGAAACCGCAAAACTGGAGCAGGAAATCCCGGCCGAAGGCTTGGCAGACTACAAACAGGCTCGTTCCCGCAACCTGCGGGTGAACCAACAGGCCATTGACCTGGTTCGGCGGGGAATTATCGATTACCTCTTATTGACACAGGATGACGCCAAGCCGAAGGGTGTTCATATTGCCGATCGGGAAACACTGATCACAGAAACCAGACGGCTAAAGCTGACCGACAAAATTGCCGTACAACCCGGCGCCGACGAGGTGTCGATGCTATTATTGGCGCGCGCCCTCAACAAGCATGCAACCTATTCGCCGAAGGTGAAAGCCGTTTACTCCTCAGAAAAGCTTGGTAACACGGTGATGCCTTTCGAAGATCGGCCTTTGCGACAGACGGTTAGCTATCATATCAAAGCTACCGGTTCGCAGGAGGTAAATGATGAGCGCGATGCCGATGTCCTGTATTACGTCTTTGCATCACGGTTTGAACCCGGTCGGGCCGACAGCTTTGCGGATGAAATAGATGCGAAAATCAAACAGAGCAAGCGTGTCATAGTCGCCGATATCGACCCGAAAGGCGATGTACAGGGAGGAGATACCCCCTTTACGATGGCACTGGAAAAACGGCATTTATTGCCTGAATTGAGCGGTTATGCGTCCTGGAATACGGCGGGCAACACCATCGGAACCGCTTTGCCGCAGGGAGTGATTTTTACGCTGGCTCAAGCAAAACGAATGAAACAATCCAGCGTGGCCAATCGCATCTGGACGGCCCAGAACTGGTTTCTGATTCACCGGGTTCTGGACGATTATTATTTCCACAACCTGATCCGGGCGAAGGCCAATCAGTTTGCCAAACAGGTCGGGCGGAGTTCGACGCTCATGAGTGATGAGACAACCAGCCAGGTTGAAGCGTACTGCCTGGGACTTCTCCGGCAATCATTCGATGAACTGGTTACCAATTACGAACAGAAGCGACCCGGAAGCTTACAGCAGGCCGTTCGCTGTACGAAACCCATCGCCTTACAGTTTGACCTCCCCTGGAACCGCACCTTCGAAGCCATGATCGATTTTACGATAAGCTGTCAGTCTGTTCCCGAAAACTAA